GAGCTTATGATGCTTATGCATGCGCCTGCAGATTGGAACAGGCTCTTAGATATAAGATTGTAAATCACCGTGACTATGCCCAAAAGAGCGCAGAGGAGAATTTTGCCGTACATTTCGGTGAAGTACTAATCGATCCATCAGCACAAAACATGCTAAAGGCATTTCATTACGCCCCTTACCGCATGGCAGTATTGAGCAAAGCGCTTCATTGGACTCTCAATGAATTGCCTGAAGCAAAGGTAAGCAAATATCGCGAGTATTTCAAAGCAAGAGTCGACTTACTTGAAAAGCGTCTTGTGCCTGCAGTAATAAAACACCTTAGAAAGGAAATCAAAGAAAATGAACCGACAGCTCAGCAATTGAGACTGTTGGCATTTCTTGGCGGAGAAAAGGAAATCAAGTCCGTAGTAGACAGAAAAATTGGACTCAACGAGTTGTCGGATTATCTGATGGACGAAGGAAAATTCAGCGAAGCCGAACCTTTTCTAAAGGAAGAGCTGGAAATCTCAGAAAAGATCAATGGCATGTCCCATCCTATAACCAGAAGCACACTGGATACACTTGTCTCCAACCTTTGCATTCAAGGCAAACAGGTAGAAGCAATTCCCTATCTAGTGCGTCAATGGAAAATGGATTCGGAAAAAATGACTCCACAAAACTGGGAAAAAATCACATTCACACTGGACGAACTCCTCAGTGCCTATGAAGAACTGAATCACACAAAGGGACAAATCCATTGGCTTCGCCAACTCTTTTCTCATTTAAATACATCCTTTGATGCTCCTACAGCGATACATCAAAGAGAAGTTATTCAGAAACTGTTGAACCTGCTTCCGGAATCAGCGCAAAAGGAAAGAAGAAGGCTAAAGGATCAGGACAAAGTATTAGACATAATGTTCGAAGCAATGGGAATCAGCAATGCGCGAGGCTGATGTCTTGATCATTGGTGCAGGCGCTGCCGGCATGATGTGCGCCATCCAGGCTGGTCAGCGTGGACGAAATGTTGTCCTGCTTGATCACGCATCTAAGATTGGCAAGAAGATCTTCATTTCGGGCGGCGGACGCTGCAATTTTACAAACGTAAACACTAAGCCTGAATCTTTTGTGTCTCAAAATCCACACTTCTGCAAATCTGCCCTCTCACGCTTTACTCCCAGTGACTTCATCGCAATGGTAAAGAAGCATCGCATTGCCTTTCACGAGAAAAAGCTCGGACAGCTCTTTTGCGACGGCTCTGCACAGAACATAATTGACATGCTGGTAAGCGAATGTGAAGATGCCGGATGTCATTTTCAATTGGACTGCCGAGTCGAAAGCGTAAAGAAAGAAGACTCTTTTGTAATAACAACAAATAAAGGGACATTCACATCCGAATCCTTAGTCATTGCCACAGGCGGACTCTCCATCCCACAAATTGGCGCAACCGGATTTGGATACGATGTAGCCCGCCAATTTGGTTTGAAAATTGTCGAAACAAGACCTGCGCTCGACGGTTTCAATTTTGCTGACGAAGACATACGCGAAATGACCGAATTGACCGGTCTATCAATTGATACCGTCGTATCAGCAAACGGCGCTTCTTTCCGCGAAAACATCTTATTTACGCACACTGGTCTATCCGGGCCAGCCAGCTTGCAAGCATCGCTCTATTGGAACCCCGGCAAATTCCTCAGTATAAATCTATTACCGGGAATGGACGCCGAAGAATGGCTTTTAGAAACACGTCGCAGTGGTTCAAAAGTAGAACTAAAAAACATTCTGGCTGAACATCTACCCAAAAGATTTGCTGAAAAGTTCTGCAAACTCTATCAACCATCGGTACCAATATCTCAATTGTCCGATCAGAAGTTAACCGAACTGGCACAACTCTTACACGACTGGAAAGTAAAACCCGCACGCACCGTCGGCTACAAGAAAGCTGAAGTCACTCGGGGCGGAGTCGACACAAATGAATTATCATCAAAAACAATGGAAGCAAAGAAAATGCCCGGACTCTACTTTGTCGGCGAAGTCGTCGACGTCACCGGACAATTAGGCGGCTACAACTTCCAATGGGCATGGGCATCCGGCTACGCTGCCGGACAATACGTATAGATCGTCATTCTGTTTTGTAGGGGCGCTTTGCATGCGCCCTTTCTGATATTAATAGCCCATACTGGAAGCAGCACCAATACCGTCTTCCAGCAAGCCTTTTAAAAAACCAAACTTCGATTGCGGTTGCTGCAATTGCTGACTTGGTTGTATAGCACCACCGGCGTTTTGCTGCGCCTCTGCCAAATCAGATGGCGCCGGTCCACCTGCATACATCTGTCCTTGTGGCGTTATCGTTACATAAATTGCCTGACCAGTGCTCAAGTTAGTCAAGGTATACTGACCTGGTGGCATCGACGACATTCCCGGTTGTGACGGGTCAACAGGCCGCTGATTGGGAAAGTAAGGCGAGTATTGTTGATATTGCTGCGACGGAGCAACAGGAACAAACTGTGGTCTTCCATTCTGATACCCCTGGTAAGGCAAACTCGCTTGATACGGGTACTGTGCAATCGCCGGCGCGCAGACTATCAGCGACAGCAAAGTCAAAAGAACAAATTTCATTCGGCTTTCCTTTCCTTAGAATTCCAGCTTCCTTTCTTGTGCACCACCGTGCTCACCAACGTATGTATTCAATACAGTCATATTGGTGTTCACGCCGATCTTCTTGAGTTCAGCCATAGTTCTCGTGGCCATGTCTACTATTTGTTTCTCGCTAAGTCCGAGCTCTTTGGCGATCTTTTCAATTTTCTTCAATCCGTCTGCAGTTCCAAGAACAGCTTCGGTCATCATCGCCTTCATAAGATCATTGCTAAATGGATCTTTGATCCCAGATTCAAAACCATTGACCTTGTCCATTAACTGAGCCGAATCACCCTGATAAATTGTCGGACTAATTTCTGAAGCACCTTTACCCCAGCGCAATTGTTCTTCCATATTCAAAGACTGCAATGCATCCACTCTCAAAGCATCACGCTGATTCTCAACACGCAGCCTTTGATTCATTTCTGCTTCTTCCGAGGGTGAAATAAAACCCATACCATGTTTGGGTTCACTTCCTTCATACTCGTCACGCATTCTTTGTGTCATGTCAGCATAGTCTGAGGGTGAAATGAATCCCATACCATGTTTGGGTTCATCTCCATGCTTGTCATATTTGACTGGCTCTACAGTAAGTTGGTCGTCTTGAACATGTGGTTTTGAATGAGAATCCTTAGCGGCCGATTCTTTCAGCATGTTTTGAAAATCTTTGTACAACTCATCGGCGCTCGGTTGCTTAGTATGTTCAGCCTTGTCGATTGGCTTTGGACCCTCAACCTTATCCGACTTGCTGTGTTTATCCCCAACCATTATGAAAAGCCCCCGTGCTTGCCACTCATACTGGAATATACCCAGGTTGGCGCCCGATTGGACAGCGTTTAATGTTTCTCGAAAGCCGCTTTATCTTCCAGCGAAAGCATGCGCAGTGCGGGATCCGAGAGGAATCGTACAGGCATAATCGGGTCGAAAATAGTCGAGCCCAATCCAAGCAACCCTGTGCCATACTGATTGGTTTTAATGCCCAGTCTCCGATAAAGCTCTAAGCAAGCTCCAATACAGGTCCAGTGCTCTTTTGCTAGGCGACCAAAAAACAAGCCGAGCCAGTCGTAACCACTGGCTTTTGTTTTGGCCAATAGCCAATCTTTGGTGGATTGAGGTAACGGCAGATTAGTAATGAACTTAGTACGTTTTGCATTTCTTGCATCCCGCCAATGAGCATTTTCCAATAGCATCTCGTGAGCAATTGCAGCAGCTTGGTCCTTTTGTTCTTTCGTCCAGGCAGTGTTCAGTCGCAAGATAATGTAATAACCGGATTCTGCCGATGCACACGCAATTTCATTCAGAGGATTGAGCACAAGCCCGTCTTTCATGTACGAGCTAAAAGACTTCATGTCACCATTGGGTTCCTCAATAACCATTTCGCCGTGTCCTACACTTTCATGTAAGTTGGCGGCTACTCGTCCGCTAGTCAACATGAGATCACCAGCAACAAGTGCTTCAGCAGGTGGACTCAACCAGCAACCTAGGGGCAGAGGACCATGCCCTTGTTTTTCGTATTTAGCTCTATTGCGCCGATACTGAATAGCTACAACAGTCCAAGCGACAAATTCCAGTGCAGCAATTACCTTTACTTGTTCGTACATAGCTGCAAATACGGCAGCACCGGCAAGAAACATCCCCATGACCAGTGGAATTTCAACTTCTAGTCTGGACAAAATATCGTAATAAGTTTCAAGCAAATGCCCGATTTGCATTCTTGTCACGACAAGCCATGCGCCACTGACAATCACCGCGCCCAAACCAAAGCGCACATCCAAGCCGCCATCAAAAAATAGCCAAGTCAGGACAAGCAAACTCAGATAAATTACTGTTGTGGCAGATTTAACCAGCCGGTAACGCATTCTCAGACTCTAATTGGGATCCATGCAAAATGATATCCTGTAAGAGAGCATTTTGAGGAGTCTAAATATGCCAAGTTTAGATTGGATGTACCACCGCCGTGGTTGAATGACCTGCACGCGGGCGCAAGAGTTTCTTGCGCGAAACAAGGTGGAAGCAAAAGAGATAGTGGATGCCGGCAAGAAACTGGGCGAGCAAGAAGCCCTGAAGCTGGCCAAACAAGCAGATCATATATACGCTTCAAAAGGGACAAAAACCGTTCATTTTGATATGAAAGCTGACAAGCCAAGCAACGCTGACCTTCTGGCAGTAATGCTTGGACCGACAGGCAACTTGCGCGCGCCAACAATTCGCAAAGGTCGCACCCTCTTGATAGGCTTCAACCAGGACAACTACAAGAAGGTTCTTACATAGCTTTCAGATACGTTTACATGTCTTGTGTGCCGTTGTCCATGCGGCATACAATATTGGCGTGCATCGTCGGCGCTTACAGCAAAGGATAAGACCATGGAAGCTTTACGTTCCAGGATCCAAAGAGATGGCAAGCATTTAGGCAACGGCATTTTAAAAGTCGACTCGTTTATGAATCACCAAATTGACCCTATTCTCATGCGCGAGATAGGACAAGAATTCGCCAAACGATTTAAGCACTTAAAGCCAACAAGAATTTTGACTGCCGAAACAAGTGGTATCGCGCCAGCACTGTCAGCAGCGATGTCGCTGGAAATTCCTGTCGTATTTGCGCGCAAGCACAAGCCGGTAACAATGGGAGCACATCCATTTCGTCAATCGGCCGAATCACACACTCACGGTCGTCGTGTTGAATTACTTGTCTCACCTGAATACCTGACGCCTGATGATCGTATTTTGCTTCTAGATGACTTCCTCGCCACCGCCAGAACAATCAAGGCTCTCGTCAGACTAATCCAAGAAAGCGGTGCAACACTTGTAGGAATAGGCGCTGTAATAGAAAAATCATTTGAAGGTGGCCGTGCCGAACTGGCTGACCTCAACATTCCTGTTGAATCACTTGCTGTAATCGAAAAATTCGATGGCGATCAAATCATTCTGTCTAACTTGAGGAATTAAATCATGCAGTCACTTAAGCTAAAAACAGTAATTATTTCCGGACTGCTTGTAATTTTTCAACTAGCTCTGCCAATGATACCTGCCTCTTATGGCAAGAAGGTGACAGCTCATACAAAGCACAAAATCATAGAAGCAAATGATCGGCTGGGGCGAATACCGGCAGAAACCTGGAGAGATTCCGCAGTTCCACAACGAGCAATTCTATTGTGCATTCACGGTATGGGTCTTAACAGTCTAAGTTACGAAGCTTTTGCCCGCGAAATTGCTCAATACGGTATTGCCACTTATGCAATAGATGTTAGAGGCTTTGGCAAATATCTTGATCCCAAAGGTATGGGGCAAGTAGATTTTCAACAAAGTCTATTGGACATTCAAGAAGCGCTCAAAGATATCAATAATGATGAGCCGAACATGCCAATTATTATTCTTGGTGAATCCATGGGCGGCGCTATGGCGTTACAAGCAGCAGCCATTTATCCAGCGTTAGTGGATGGGCTAATCACATCCGTACCAAGCCACAAACGTTACAAAGAAAAACGCACAGCGGCAAAAGTTGTTGCCGGTGCTTTGCGCGGACCAAATAAAGCGATAGACATAGGCAAGACTATGGTCAAACAAGCAACTCAGGACGAAGATCTGCAAGTCGCTTGGACTGAGGACAGCACAAAAAGAACTCTTTTGACGCCAAAAGAACTTTTGTCGTTTCAGAAATTCATGAGCCAAAATCCAACAATGGCAAAAAGAATTACAACGACACCAGTGCTTATGCTTGTCGGCGTTCAAGATCAATTAGTCAAACAAGGTGGCAACGTAGACTTGTTCAACGCGATTGGCAGCAAAGACAAAAATCTCCTGATGATTGGCAACTCCGAACATTTGATGTTCGAGGAAGGCCAATTCAACGACGATGTGGTTGATTCGGTTGTTAACTGGATAAAAAAACATTGTCCGCAGCGCAGTAAAGCACTTGATTCTTAAAAGCAATCCTAATTAACGCAAGGAAATCACAATGAAACATTTGATATTCTCCGCTTTAGTAGCCCTCGGTGCGTTAAGCGGTCAGGCTATTATTCAGCCCGGAACCAATCTAGTCGGCGAAGGGATTCCACCAATAACTCAAGAATTGGCAAATTCCGTCGACAGCTACAGCCAGTTTCGCATGTCCAATTTGACAAGCTGGCATCCGACAAAACGCGAGTGTTTAATGGGGACCCGCTTTGGTGATACCACGCAAGTGCATTTATTGAAAATGCCCGGCGGCGCAAGAAAGCAGTTGACATTTTTTAGAGATGCTGTAAGTGGGGGATGGTTTGAGCCTACCAAAGGCGATTTCTTTATCTATTCCAAAGACTCCGGCGGCGATGAATTCTTTCAACTCTATCGATATGATCTAAACAGCCTTGAGATCACATTGCTGACAGACGGCAAGTCTCGCAACACAGGATGTTCATGGCAAAAGTCAGGCAAAGAAATTGCCTACGGCAGCACGCGCCGTAATGGTAATGACGTAGACATTTACGTTATGGATCCACGCAATCCAAAAACCAATCATATGGTGGCACAATTGGAAGGCGGCGGCTGGAGCGCCTCAGGGTGGTCCGACGACGGTCAGAAGATCGTTCTTGATGAAACCATCTCAGTGAATGAATCATATTTGTGGTCACTTGATCTCAAAACTGGCGAGAAAAAACTTCTCACCCCAGGAAAGAATCAAGATAAAGCTGCTTATGAAGGTGGACTGTTTAGTCTTGATGGCAAGACAATCTATACGGCAACTGATAGAAATTCCGAATTTGTCAGGCTAACTGCAATTGATGTTGCAACCGGCAAACACACTCCATTAACCTCCCACATAAACTGGGACGTAGATGGTTATACATTGTCTGATGACGGCAAACACATCGCTTACACGACGAATGAAGACGGTATCAGTGCATTGCATATTTTGGAATTAGCCACAGGCACCGACAAAAAGATCAATGAATTACCAATTGGCATGATTGGTGGTCTCGAGTGGCACCGAAACAATTACGAGCTTGGTTTTAATATCAACACGACCAAGGCGCCCACAAATATTTATTCTCTCGATATTAATAGCGGCAAAATTGAAAAATGGACCGACAGTGAAACCGGCACCATGAAGACCTGGGACTTTGCCGAGCCGGAGCTTGTTAAATGGAAAAGCTTTGATGGCAAGACTATTTCTGGTTTTCTATACAAGCCGCCGGCCAAGTTTCAAGGCAAGCGTCCTGTCGTAGTAAACATTCACGGTGGACCAGAGGGACAATTCCGACCATTTTTCCTTGGGCGAATCAATTACTACATCAACGAACTTGGAGTTGCCTACATATTCCCCAATATCCGCGGATCTTCCGGTTATGGGAAATCTTTTCTCAAGTTGGACAACGGCTACTTGCGACCAAACTCCTACAAGGACATTGATGCGTTGCTTGATTGGATAGCTGCCCGTCCCGACCTCGATGCCGATAGAATCATGGTCACAGGTGGAAGTTATGGCGGTCACATGACTTTGGCAATTGCCACCTTCTACCCGGATAAGATTCGTTGCGCTGAAGATATTGTTGGCCCCTCAAATCTCGTTACTTTCTTAACGAACACACAGGGTTACAGACGAGATCTTCGTCGCGTTGAGTATGGAGATGAACGTGATCCTAAAATGCGCGCCTTCCTGGAGAAAATTGCCCCAACCAATAACATCGACAAAATAAAAAAGCCTTTGTTTGTTGTACAGGGCAAGAACGATCCACGCGTGCCTGCCAGCGAGTCTTTACAGATGGTCTCGGCACTCAAAAAAAATGGCACTCCCATCTGGTTTCTGATGGCGGAGGACGAAGGACATGGCTTTGCCAAAAAGAACAACCAAGACTATCTCTCCTACGCAACAGCCGCCTTCATCAAGCAGTTTCTGCTCAACTAGCACAAAACTTACAGACGAATAATTCACCCTGCAGTCTGTGAGACTTGCGTGTGGCGCGACTTGCGTTATGCTTATAGCCATGCAGGTTCCAGTAAAAACACCTTCAAACCTGGGGAGCTACCTGCGCCAGCTCCGCTTGGCGCGCGGTTTTGATAGCGTAAGTGACTACTTACGCCGCTATCCTATGCCCATCACGGATACCTATTACAGAGATCTTGAAAACAGACGAAAGACAGTAAGCATCGAGACTTCAGAGCAGATCTGTAGCGCTCTCGAAGCAGACATTCATTCGTTTTATTACTATTATCTAAAGGACTTTCTGCCCGAAAACATCGTCGCTACGCTCTCGCCGCCTGCCAAAGCGCTGAGCGAACTGGCCGACACGCAGCCTGATAGTTGGTTTTATTTATATCTTCCCAACCAATTCCATGTGCTTGATGAGCGAACTAATCAGTTTTTCTCAGAGCGTTTAGACCTGTTTTCAGCCTTGCTCTTCATAGCTTGTAACAGTCCAGCCGGTGTCACCGATAAACAGCTAGCGTATTTTTTGACTACGAGTTCTATCGAGACTCCAGTAGACGAAGTGCTCCAACTCTTCGAAGACCTCAAGCTGATATCCATTTCAAAAACTACTCCAAGACGAATCACAAGCGCCAGAGTGCTGTTGCCCAAAGACTTGAATAAAGGACTGCGCAACAAATGGTTATTGGCGGAAACTGAGAACTCACTCAACAAATTACAAAATCCTGCGTCAAGGAAAGACGTCACTCTTCTGCGATTTGGTGTCAAGAAAATCCGCAAAGACAAATACAAAGCAGTATTATCCAGAGTTGCCGCCTTGATGAATGAAATACGTTTATCTAATTCCGGCATGAATGAAAACAGTCAGGCTTATTCATCTCAAATAGTTATCTCATCCAGAGTAGAGGCAGGCGACTAATGAAACATTCAGTTTCCTCTCACCTCGGTAAATTCTTGCTTGATCTGCGCCTTACACGTGGGCACCACAATATCAAAGCATACGTTCAAGAATACAAAGTCCCCATCAGCAGTACCTACTATCGGGATCTTGAATTAGGAAAAAAACAAGTAAGCACGGAAACTGCAAAGATTCTTTGTGACGCTCTTCAAGCTGACGAAAGTAGTTTTTACAACTCAATGCTGAAGGATATTATCCCAGCCAAAGCACTAAGCATGCTGACTGCCGCATCGATAACTGAACACGACGAGCTTGAAAAGCCTGACGTGTATGTTGAGAAGAATGTGGATAAGGCTCAGGTATTGGCCGAAGCACAAAAGTCATTTGATTTGCCGGTACACCCCGACGGGCTACACGAAGGCTGCACTCTGAGTCTCTATTCAGTTGGAGGCATCGATCGTCAAAATCTTCGATCTGTTCGCGACAGAATTACTCAACTTTGGCAAGAGCTGGAAGAATGTGATGCAGAGGAAGAAGAAGGAGATCCATTCTTCTGCATGGTTATTCTTTCAGCTAGACCTGAATACTCGCCTTCATAATTTAGGTTCAACAATTTCCACATGATCACCGATGGTAATTTTGCCTTCGCTTGCATGTGTAAGATTCTGTCCAAAGAGCACTTTGCCATCGCTGCGTCTAAAACCAGCAAGCGTTCTAAGTGGTTCTGCACCAGCTATTCCGCTGTCTTGATTTACCGTCGTAATAACGCAACGCGCGCATGGCTTAACGACATCAAACTCAATACCGTTAATCGCGATCTTTTTCCAGGTATCTTCCGCAAAAGGCTCCGTGCCGGACAAAACAATATTGGGTCGAAAGCGATTCATCGGTAACTCTTCGCTCAAACGTTGATTTAAGTCAGAAAGGCTCGCCTCTGTCAAAAGTAGAAATGGGAAACCGTCGGCAAAGCCCACTTGATCGTCAGCACGTTTCGCATATTTCCGGCTGACTTGCCTTGTGAATTCGGCATCGAATTTTACAAGGCGGACTTTTATATCGAGGAATTTGGAAAACCATCCAGCAGCTTCATCACCTTGATCAAGGGCGGTGCAATTATCATTCCAAACTCTAACCGGCACTCTTTGCCCACTTGCATCCAGACTCAAAGCAAATTCCATCATAGCCGGGGCATTTAATCTAATTTTCCCGGTCTGCTCATCAATGAGAGGTTTAATTAATGCCATTCTGGACAGTTCGCGTTGCGTCAAAAAATCACCGGCTTCATCAACAACCATCCATTGTCGGTCATATTTAATCCCGCGCGGACCAATCTCAGCCACTCTCAGTGAAGTACCGGCGCAGGACTTGACCGGATAGAAATAGAGCTGAGAAACAACAATTGCCATTGCTCAATTGTAGCCAACCAATCAGACAACGATTAACTTGACAACCATCCTTTAGATCTTTAGAGTACTCGGTCAGGGGTTTATCAATTTACACGGTCTATCAGCAATGGATTTGCTGGTCGGTCTTCTGCTATGCAACGGGAGAAAACGATGATTAAGCGAGCAAGAGTCTGGTCACTGTGGTCGGTTTTAACCTTCAGCCTTATTTCGCTGTTTACCTCACAGCCAGGATTCTGTCAGAGTTCGGAAAAGTTTGAGCTCAAGTTGCCGCAACAACTTCCAACGCAACGAGCACAGCAAACTGCCTCATACGAAGATGACTTAATCATGATCTCTCCAAATCCTGGAGCAGACAAGGATGATATTTCAGATGCTTTGAAAGAAGTGCACGGCACGATAGTCCACACTTTTGGCGCTGACGGACACATAGTGTATGTAGTGAAAACAGAAAAAGGCAAATTAGCCGAAACAGAAAAGACTCTAGGAAAAGACAAGAATTTTCACGGCATGCAGCGCTGCTATCGCAATGTGCTTCACGCAGTTTCAGTCCTACCGGCACCCAATGATCCTGTCTATGCTCAGGAATGGCATTTAAGGGCCATGCAAGCAATTACTGCTTGGAATATAAGCCAGGGTGCCGGACAAATCATTGGCGTTATCGACACGGGCGTCAACGCTTCAGGAAGAGATCTTTCCGGCAAAGTCTATCAGGGCTTTAACGGAATAACGTACTCAACGAATACAACGGACAATCATGGGCACGGCACTATGGTGTCAACAACCGCAGCGGCAATCACCAATAATGGTTTTGGTATTGCCTCACCTGCTTGCCGCAGTTATATTTACCCAACCTGTATTGCCATGGGCAATTACATTTCTGAAATTGCTATCGTCAATTCAATTTACAACGCTGGTTCACGCGGAGTAAAAATACTCAATATCAGCGCCGGTCCGTCAGACGGATCGTTTGGTGACAAGTCGAAACATCCTGCCTTACATGAAGCGTTGCAATGGTTCTACAGCACCAAAGGTGGCTTGTGCTTTATTGCCTCCGGTAATTCCGGTTATGCCGATCGTTATCCAAGACAGCCTTACATGATGCTTGTTAGCGCAATAGACAGCACCGGTATGCTTTCGTCGTTTTCCAATTACGGTAATACCACTTGGTTTACCGCACCTGGACGTGACATATTCTGCATCGACAACAAAGACAGACAAGTAGTTGTCGCCGGTACATCGTTTTCAGCACCACTTTGTGCGGCAGCGGCTGCCATGGTCTGGAGCGTCAATCCCAGGCTAAAAAATTATGACGTGCAAAACATTCTCACCAGCACCTGCTTGAAAGCGGCAAACTCACCCTCATGGAATATTTACTATGGATTCGGACTGCCGAACATTGACGCCGCAGTTGCCAAAGCCCGTCTATATTGACAAAGCCTGACCAGTAAATCTGTTATGATAGCCGGATATGACAATTCGGCGCTGTCTTAGTGTCTTAATTTCGTTATCAGCCTTGCTTGTGCATCCAGCTCCGGCACTAGCCACAGATGACGCGTCCAAGGAGACGCCAACTCCTACCGGTCTATACAAGCAAGCTTGGACGCTTGTCCATGACAGCTATTATGATCCAACCTACAATGGTCAAAACTGGGACAGATGGCAACATCGTTATGACGGCAAATTGAAAACGATGGAAGACTCTTACAAGGCGACAGAAACAATGCTGTCCAGCCTTAACGATCAATACACTCGCTTTCTGCAGCCGTCCGCATTTAAAGACGAGACAAATGCTATTGCCGCCAAAATGTACGGCATTGGATTGCAAATAGCACCGGATCAATCACAAAAGATAATCGTCGTAGCTCCCATGGAAGGAACACCGGCAGAACAAGCCGGCTTCATGCCACTGGATGAAATTATCGAAGTTGACGGCAAACCAACAAAAGGATTGTCAGCCAATGCGGTATCGCAAATGATCCGCGGTCCAATGGATACGCAAGTGACGCTGAAGATATTACGCAACGGCAAGGACTTCAAAACAATTACGCTCACACGCGCGGAAATCCACGTCAAGTCAGTGCAAACAGCAAAAATGCTCGACAGTGAAATAGGTTATTTCCGACTAAGCACCTTCATGTCGGAAACTGCCGGACAA
The Candidatus Obscuribacterales bacterium DNA segment above includes these coding regions:
- a CDS encoding MOSC domain-containing protein, translating into MAIVVSQLYFYPVKSCAGTSLRVAEIGPRGIKYDRQWMVVDEAGDFLTQRELSRMALIKPLIDEQTGKIRLNAPAMMEFALSLDASGQRVPVRVWNDNCTALDQGDEAAGWFSKFLDIKVRLVKFDAEFTRQVSRKYAKRADDQVGFADGFPFLLLTEASLSDLNQRLSEELPMNRFRPNIVLSGTEPFAEDTWKKIAINGIEFDVVKPCARCVITTVNQDSGIAGAEPLRTLAGFRRSDGKVLFGQNLTHASEGKITIGDHVEIVEPKL
- a CDS encoding lysophospholipase — translated: MQSLKLKTVIISGLLVIFQLALPMIPASYGKKVTAHTKHKIIEANDRLGRIPAETWRDSAVPQRAILLCIHGMGLNSLSYEAFAREIAQYGIATYAIDVRGFGKYLDPKGMGQVDFQQSLLDIQEALKDINNDEPNMPIIILGESMGGAMALQAAAIYPALVDGLITSVPSHKRYKEKRTAAKVVAGALRGPNKAIDIGKTMVKQATQDEDLQVAWTEDSTKRTLLTPKELLSFQKFMSQNPTMAKRITTTPVLMLVGVQDQLVKQGGNVDLFNAIGSKDKNLLMIGNSEHLMFEEGQFNDDVVDSVVNWIKKHCPQRSKALDS
- the xpt gene encoding xanthine phosphoribosyltransferase, with protein sequence MEALRSRIQRDGKHLGNGILKVDSFMNHQIDPILMREIGQEFAKRFKHLKPTRILTAETSGIAPALSAAMSLEIPVVFARKHKPVTMGAHPFRQSAESHTHGRRVELLVSPEYLTPDDRILLLDDFLATARTIKALVRLIQESGATLVGIGAVIEKSFEGGRAELADLNIPVESLAVIEKFDGDQIILSNLRN
- a CDS encoding S9 family peptidase; protein product: MKHLIFSALVALGALSGQAIIQPGTNLVGEGIPPITQELANSVDSYSQFRMSNLTSWHPTKRECLMGTRFGDTTQVHLLKMPGGARKQLTFFRDAVSGGWFEPTKGDFFIYSKDSGGDEFFQLYRYDLNSLEITLLTDGKSRNTGCSWQKSGKEIAYGSTRRNGNDVDIYVMDPRNPKTNHMVAQLEGGGWSASGWSDDGQKIVLDETISVNESYLWSLDLKTGEKKLLTPGKNQDKAAYEGGLFSLDGKTIYTATDRNSEFVRLTAIDVATGKHTPLTSHINWDVDGYTLSDDGKHIAYTTNEDGISALHILELATGTDKKINELPIGMIGGLEWHRNNYELGFNINTTKAPTNIYSLDINSGKIEKWTDSETGTMKTWDFAEPELVKWKSFDGKTISGFLYKPPAKFQGKRPVVVNIHGGPEGQFRPFFLGRINYYINELGVAYIFPNIRGSSGYGKSFLKLDNGYLRPNSYKDIDALLDWIAARPDLDADRIMVTGGSYGGHMTLAIATFYPDKIRCAEDIVGPSNLVTFLTNTQGYRRDLRRVEYGDERDPKMRAFLEKIAPTNNIDKIKKPLFVVQGKNDPRVPASESLQMVSALKKNGTPIWFLMAEDEGHGFAKKNNQDYLSYATAAFIKQFLLN
- a CDS encoding S8 family serine peptidase, whose amino-acid sequence is MIKRARVWSLWSVLTFSLISLFTSQPGFCQSSEKFELKLPQQLPTQRAQQTASYEDDLIMISPNPGADKDDISDALKEVHGTIVHTFGADGHIVYVVKTEKGKLAETEKTLGKDKNFHGMQRCYRNVLHAVSVLPAPNDPVYAQEWHLRAMQAITAWNISQGAGQIIGVIDTGVNASGRDLSGKVYQGFNGITYSTNTTDNHGHGTMVSTTAAAITNNGFGIASPACRSYIYPTCIAMGNYISEIAIVNSIYNAGSRGVKILNISAGPSDGSFGDKSKHPALHEALQWFYSTKGGLCFIASGNSGYADRYPRQPYMMLVSAIDSTGMLSSFSNYGNTTWFTAPGRDIFCIDNKDRQVVVAGTSFSAPLCAAAAAMVWSVNPRLKNYDVQNILTSTCLKAANSPSWNIYYGFGLPNIDAAVAKARLY
- a CDS encoding S41 family peptidase, which produces MTIRRCLSVLISLSALLVHPAPALATDDASKETPTPTGLYKQAWTLVHDSYYDPTYNGQNWDRWQHRYDGKLKTMEDSYKATETMLSSLNDQYTRFLQPSAFKDETNAIAAKMYGIGLQIAPDQSQKIIVVAPMEGTPAEQAGFMPLDEIIEVDGKPTKGLSANAVSQMIRGPMDTQVTLKILRNGKDFKTITLTRAEIHVKSVQTAKMLDSEIGYFRLSTFMSETAGQEVRDAISKLSPARGIIFDLRGDPGGLVTNALDVCNNFLFGGIIVSTVDRNSKINSAFSQGHPFYTKPIIILINHGSASASEITSGALRDNQRAELVGETSFGKGLMQSVNKLPGGSGIHITIARYLTPNGTDINKKGITPDYEVKLKPDDYRQGKGPWWTDPGGPLAKRSPEDLKDIQLQKAVEVLRDKLDSKPSEFPPVPAF
- a CDS encoding NAD(P)/FAD-dependent oxidoreductase gives rise to the protein MREADVLIIGAGAAGMMCAIQAGQRGRNVVLLDHASKIGKKIFISGGGRCNFTNVNTKPESFVSQNPHFCKSALSRFTPSDFIAMVKKHRIAFHEKKLGQLFCDGSAQNIIDMLVSECEDAGCHFQLDCRVESVKKEDSFVITTNKGTFTSESLVIATGGLSIPQIGATGFGYDVARQFGLKIVETRPALDGFNFADEDIREMTELTGLSIDTVVSANGASFRENILFTHTGLSGPASLQASLYWNPGKFLSINLLPGMDAEEWLLETRRSGSKVELKNILAEHLPKRFAEKFCKLYQPSVPISQLSDQKLTELAQLLHDWKVKPARTVGYKKAEVTRGGVDTNELSSKTMEAKKMPGLYFVGEVVDVTGQLGGYNFQWAWASGYAAGQYV